The following coding sequences are from one Saccharomyces cerevisiae S288C chromosome VI, complete sequence window:
- the OSW7 gene encoding Osw7p (Protein involved in outer spore wall assembly; likely involved directly in dityrosine layer assembly; may be involved in response to high salt and changes in carbon source; SWAT-GFP, seamless-GFP and mCherry fusion proteins localize to the endoplasmic reticulum; deletion mutant has decreased spore survival in Drosophila feces; OSW7 has a paralog, SHE10, that arose from the whole genome duplication; paralogs are redundant for spore wall dityrosine assembly), with protein MKAVFKVTTALLACVFIARYLVCQQNGLGSFATDLQPICRHTEFSVGSLFDSKLVEGSAVSDYLVGKYSQSIKPLIERYPNSSLKRIMGYFYRFWYNIFSFLRLNELCCSLHSKLGPLLNHLRIAWYYLKPYTDNVKNVLENPFNSSTDWMKYGSFSADGTLTKPIFETDSETEDYEDDENENEDEDEDEDEDDVGIEDENKEYEFDGVQDGHGNSQLVTAAILQDLSKIIIGSNSHAELETYEAESLKMEYEAWIKAIDSKIHSAMALLDSEIQSVFEAEVQNKSIEITRNLDDLNTTVNEQLVFLDSKIKDINCTSKFDPVQNKIKYFDESGQVELEAYITKSSITSILKNYKIHLLDFEKSLFHSLDSFLTEMAKLAESIRLENVEVYEEWGDVMISQWSQRMAYMDVRGLHLEDQYDPAYIEENHSNWLRFMELKKKVISERNRLVKHDLDMTLILEWITKLKADFQNTKNNIQDTFLQRMNTADTLFKNRELKEQLEEEFVRQEH; from the coding sequence ATGAAGGCCGTTTTCAAAGTAACGACTGCTTTGCTGGCTTGCGTGTTTATTGCAAGGTATCTGGTCTGTCAGCAAAATGGTCTGGGAAGCTTTGCCACAGATTTACAGCCCATTTGCCGGCATACTGAATTTTCAGTTGGCTCACTATTCGATTCTAAATTGGTTGAAGGTTCAGCGGTTTCTGACTATTTAGTTGGAAAGTACTCACAATCGATAAAACCACTGATTGAAAGATACCCCAACTCATCCTTGAAGAGAATTATGGGATATTTTTACCGCTTTTGGTAcaatattttctcttttctaaGGCTAAATGAGCTCTGCTGTTCGCTACATTCCAAGTTGGGACCTTTATTAAATCATCTAAGGATTGCCTGGTACTATTTAAAGCCATATACAGACAATGTGAAGAATGTACTAGAGAATCCATTTAACTCCTCTACGGATTGGATGAAATACGGCTCCTTTAGCGCTGATGGCACGCTCACCAAACCCATTTTTGAGACAGACTCGGAAACAGAGGATTATGAGGATGAtgagaatgaaaatgaggatgaggatgaagatgaggatgaggatgatGTCGGAATTGaggatgaaaataaagaatacGAGTTCGATGGAGTACAGGATGGCCACGGGAACTCACAACTCGTCACTGCTGCTATTTTGCAGGATTTGTCAAAGATTATCATTGGTTCCAATAGCCATGCAGAATTGGAAACTTACGAGGCAGAATcattaaaaatggaatatGAAGCATGGATTAAGGCTATAGATTCGAAAATACACAGTGCGATGGCACTTTTGGATTCAGAGATACAGTCTGTGTTCGAGGCCGAGGTGCAAAATAAATCTATAGAAATCACTAGGAATCTTGATGACCTTAACACTACCGTTAATGAGCAATTAGTGTTTCTAGAttcaaaaatcaaagataTTAATTGTACCTCTAAATTCGATCCTGtgcaaaataaaataaagtatTTTGATGAATCGGGTCAAGTTGAACTGGAAGCTTACATTACCAAATCATCTATCACATCGATACTGAAGAATTATAAAATACATTTGTTagactttgaaaaatcacTGTTTCATTCATTagattcttttcttaccGAAATGGCTAAACTGGCAGAATCGATTCGTCTTGAAAACGTCGAAGTGTACGAAGAGTGGGGCGATGTAATGATAAGTCAATGGTCGCAAAGAATGGCATATATGGACGTCAGAGGTCTCCATTTGGAAGATCAATACGATCCTGCCTATATAGAAGAGAATCATTCCAACTGGCTCCGTTTCAtggaattgaaaaagaaagttatTTCTGAGAGGAACCGTCTGGTAAAACATGATCTGGATATGACTTTGATACTGGAATGGATTACTAAACTAAAAGCTGATTTCCAGAAcacaaaaaataatattcaaGATACCTTTCTGCAACGAATGAATACTGCGGATactttattcaaaaaccGTGAACTAAAGGAACAACTAGAGGAAGAATTTGTACGGCAAGAACATTGA